From the genome of Blautia pseudococcoides, one region includes:
- a CDS encoding aspartate kinase, translated as MLVVMKFGGSSVADLEKIKHVAKRCIKKWREGNQVVVVLSAMGKTTDRLLAQAGEISKMPSRREMDMLLATGEQVSVSLMAMTMIQMGVTAISLNAWQVPMHTTSVYQNAKLKRVDAERITKELDSNKIVVVTGFQGINKYDDVTTLGRGGSDTTAVALAAALNADLCEIYTDVDGVYTADPRIVPDARKMPEVTYEEMLEFASLGAKVLHSRCVEMARRYNVNLVVKSSMSEEEGTIVKETTKMEKMLISGVAVDKNIAKIAVSGMKDNPESTFRLLNLMAKNGVNIDVMIQSLEKDGTKTLTFTVARPDMMMTLDLLKKNSDVIGNANVGCEEDVAKVSVVGAGVSSNPGVAAKMFEALSNAGINTDMVTTSEIRITAVIKESEAEIAMRAVHDRFASEWE; from the coding sequence ATGCTTGTAGTAATGAAATTCGGTGGCAGCTCGGTGGCTGATCTGGAGAAGATCAAACATGTGGCAAAGCGCTGCATAAAGAAATGGAGAGAGGGAAACCAGGTGGTTGTAGTCCTCTCTGCCATGGGAAAAACCACGGACCGGCTGCTTGCCCAGGCGGGAGAGATCAGTAAGATGCCGTCCAGACGTGAGATGGACATGCTTCTGGCAACAGGGGAGCAGGTGTCTGTATCCCTCATGGCAATGACAATGATCCAGATGGGGGTGACAGCCATCTCCCTGAACGCATGGCAGGTGCCCATGCACACCACCTCAGTGTACCAGAATGCAAAGCTGAAAAGGGTAGATGCTGAGAGGATCACCAAAGAACTGGATTCCAACAAGATTGTTGTAGTGACCGGATTCCAGGGCATCAATAAATATGACGATGTTACCACCCTGGGAAGGGGCGGTTCTGACACCACCGCTGTGGCGCTTGCGGCTGCCTTGAACGCGGATCTGTGCGAAATATATACAGATGTGGACGGTGTGTATACGGCAGACCCCCGCATTGTACCGGATGCCAGGAAGATGCCGGAGGTGACGTACGAGGAAATGCTGGAATTTGCATCCCTGGGGGCAAAGGTGCTGCACAGCCGCTGTGTGGAGATGGCAAGGCGGTATAATGTGAATCTGGTGGTAAAGTCCAGCATGAGTGAAGAAGAAGGGACCATTGTGAAGGAGACGACAAAGATGGAAAAAATGCTGATAAGCGGTGTGGCCGTTGATAAGAATATTGCAAAAATCGCAGTTTCAGGTATGAAGGACAACCCGGAGAGTACTTTCCGGCTCCTGAACCTCATGGCAAAGAACGGGGTGAATATTGATGTCATGATCCAGTCCCTGGAAAAAGACGGAACCAAGACGCTGACATTCACTGTGGCAAGGCCGGATATGATGATGACCCTAGACCTTCTGAAAAAAAACAGCGACGTGATCGGAAATGCAAACGTGGGCTGTGAGGAAGATGTGGCGAAAGTCTCCGTGGTGGGGGCAGGGGTGAGCTCCAATCCGGGCGTGGCGGCAAAAATGTTCGAGGCCCTGTCAAATGCGGGGATCAACACAGATATGGTGACAACCTCTGAAATCCGCATTACTGCGGTGATCAAAGAGTCTGAAGCGGAAATAGCTATGCGGGCAGTACATGACAGATTTGCGTCTGAGTGGGAATAA
- the ade gene encoding adenine deaminase, translating into MNLERYKRCSAIARGLEKADFVLKNAKIVNVFTEEIIEGDIAIADGLIAGIGTYSGIREKDLNGKYVCPGFIDSHLHLESTLVTPKELISQAVLHGTTAFIVDPHESANVAGLAGIDYILRETEEVSANVYVMMPSCVPATGIEDNACRITADMMEPYLQNERILGLGEVMDYISVVEGSPQMYEKLQLFDKRVRDGHAPFLQEPDLQAYVMAGISTDHECSEFSYAMRERRNGMTVHIREGSAARNLKDIVQGIVENHVSTDGFCFCTDDKHIEDIKREGHIDHNVRKAVSLGITPVHAIRMATIQAARCYGLSHLGAVAPGYQADLLVLDDLEQAAVGEVYYKGQIVKPENVCPAHTCPLELKNTVHVKAFTREKLKYTGSFPCHIIGMDEGQITTKDILEENLCGDDPEGNGLLEKIAVVERHKCTGMVGVGFVKGYGLRCGAAASSVSHDSHNIIVIGDNDEDMELAVRELIRTQGGYTLVKDHQVYETLELPIMGLMTDMGFEKANEKLEKMIRKAHEMGVPKGMDPFIALSFMALPVIPEIRVTPRGIYSVTGNAFYT; encoded by the coding sequence GTGAATTTAGAGAGATATAAAAGATGTTCTGCTATCGCCCGTGGTTTGGAAAAAGCAGATTTTGTATTGAAGAATGCCAAGATTGTCAATGTCTTTACGGAAGAGATCATAGAGGGTGATATTGCCATAGCGGACGGCCTGATTGCCGGAATCGGCACTTATAGCGGCATCCGGGAAAAAGATCTGAATGGGAAATATGTGTGTCCCGGATTCATTGACAGCCATCTGCACCTGGAATCTACGCTGGTGACACCAAAAGAGCTGATATCCCAGGCTGTTTTGCACGGAACCACTGCTTTTATCGTTGACCCTCACGAGTCAGCCAACGTAGCCGGGCTTGCGGGGATCGACTATATTTTGAGGGAGACGGAGGAAGTGTCAGCCAACGTGTATGTTATGATGCCGTCCTGCGTCCCCGCTACAGGGATTGAAGACAATGCCTGCAGGATCACCGCGGACATGATGGAACCCTATCTGCAAAATGAGCGGATCCTGGGCCTAGGGGAGGTCATGGATTATATCTCTGTGGTGGAAGGGAGCCCGCAGATGTATGAAAAGCTGCAGCTCTTTGACAAGAGGGTGCGGGACGGACATGCGCCGTTTCTTCAGGAACCGGATCTGCAGGCATATGTCATGGCGGGGATTTCCACGGACCATGAGTGTTCGGAGTTTTCCTATGCCATGAGAGAGCGGAGAAACGGAATGACCGTTCACATACGGGAGGGCAGTGCCGCCAGAAATCTGAAGGACATTGTACAGGGGATTGTGGAGAATCATGTGAGCACAGACGGCTTCTGCTTCTGTACAGATGACAAACATATCGAGGATATAAAAAGAGAAGGGCATATTGACCATAATGTGAGAAAGGCAGTTTCTCTGGGAATCACTCCTGTTCATGCCATCCGGATGGCAACCATCCAGGCCGCCAGATGCTACGGCCTGTCCCATTTAGGGGCAGTGGCGCCGGGGTACCAGGCTGACCTTCTGGTGCTGGATGACCTGGAGCAGGCAGCAGTGGGGGAAGTTTACTACAAAGGCCAAATCGTGAAACCGGAAAATGTCTGTCCGGCCCATACCTGCCCTCTGGAGCTGAAAAATACAGTACATGTGAAGGCATTTACAAGAGAGAAGCTGAAATACACCGGTTCTTTTCCATGCCACATCATTGGGATGGATGAGGGGCAGATCACCACAAAGGATATCCTTGAAGAGAATCTCTGCGGGGATGATCCCGAAGGAAATGGTCTGCTGGAGAAGATCGCAGTGGTGGAAAGGCACAAATGTACCGGAATGGTGGGTGTGGGATTTGTGAAGGGATACGGCCTGCGATGCGGAGCCGCAGCATCCAGCGTCTCCCATGACTCCCATAATATAATTGTGATCGGCGACAATGATGAAGATATGGAACTGGCTGTCAGAGAGTTGATCCGTACCCAGGGGGGTTATACCCTTGTGAAGGACCATCAGGTCTATGAGACACTGGAGCTTCCCATCATGGGTCTGATGACGGACATGGGTTTTGAAAAGGCCAACGAAAAACTGGAAAAAATGATCCGAAAGGCGCATGAGATGGGGGTGCCAAAGGGGATGGACCCGTTTATCGCCCTGTCATTCATGGCACTGCCTGTCATTCCGGAAATCAGAGTTACGCCAAGAGGGATATATTCTGTCACGGGCAATGCTTTTTATACCTGA
- a CDS encoding methyl-accepting chemotaxis protein: MQDNTEKSKERVGKRKGSIIWKLSFNLMVILIPALVIMIVVACVVASQSISGLNNKLLDVQTDYAISIVDDFFSGKIAAASMYENDAMLIQYFDTVENVEDIEQYGEKESLIRELSDTLERTGDEKVMQVWVADDKTDNYLFSTGETGKAGLAELEWYEMVMESRKPIVSDPYQDVFSGETVVSVVAPVFSDEGSDIIGFFGLDVTMDSLAELLSGIKVGENGYMELLSNCSVYIYSNDKTSINRGVDELDISDDYKKKVRENYSGTYDFTYRGIDYTAIFRNSQTTKWLAIATLPVSEMNATRSHLILLMAVLSILILSLLIVMVVAVVRRMMQPLTEISSQMESFAMGRLDVDIEIHRDDEIGRLAKSIRITIHSLKNMIVDVSDILGEISNGNLNVEMKGSYMGDFIHIKEALEQITTALNATLGQINSAAEQVSSGSSLVSDGAQSLAQGASEQAGTVEELASGIHEISDQITSNAANSENASKRASAVGREAVESNSRMQEMLAAMDGIRESSKKIGDILKVIEDIAFQTNILALNASVEAARAGEAGRGFSVVAGEVRNLASKSAQAAKNTTELIHNSLHAVEYGTKIADDTAKSLQNVMRGAGEVADALDKISKASGGQAHSVEQVTRGIEQISNVVQDNSATAEESAAASEELSAQAILLKDLIGRFRIKENR; this comes from the coding sequence ATGCAGGATAATACAGAGAAATCAAAAGAACGTGTGGGAAAAAGAAAAGGGTCTATCATCTGGAAATTAAGCTTTAATCTGATGGTGATCCTGATTCCGGCCCTTGTTATCATGATCGTGGTGGCGTGCGTGGTGGCGTCCCAGTCCATTTCCGGGCTCAACAATAAGCTGCTGGATGTACAGACAGACTATGCCATTTCCATTGTGGATGATTTTTTTAGTGGAAAGATAGCAGCTGCCAGTATGTATGAGAATGACGCTATGCTGATCCAATACTTTGATACTGTGGAAAACGTGGAGGATATTGAGCAGTATGGAGAGAAAGAATCCCTGATTCGCGAGTTGTCAGACACGCTGGAACGGACGGGTGATGAGAAGGTGATGCAGGTATGGGTGGCGGATGATAAAACGGACAATTACCTGTTCTCTACAGGGGAAACGGGGAAAGCAGGCCTGGCAGAGCTGGAATGGTACGAGATGGTGATGGAAAGCAGGAAACCCATAGTGTCGGACCCCTATCAGGACGTTTTTTCAGGGGAGACAGTAGTATCAGTTGTGGCTCCTGTTTTTTCTGATGAGGGGTCAGATATCATTGGCTTTTTTGGACTTGATGTGACTATGGACAGCCTGGCTGAACTTCTTTCCGGAATAAAAGTGGGTGAAAACGGCTACATGGAGCTCCTATCAAACTGCTCGGTATACATTTACAGCAATGACAAAACCTCCATTAACAGAGGGGTGGATGAGCTGGATATATCAGATGATTATAAGAAAAAAGTCCGCGAAAATTACAGCGGAACCTATGACTTTACATACCGGGGGATTGACTATACTGCCATATTCAGAAACAGCCAGACAACCAAATGGCTGGCGATCGCCACACTGCCTGTCTCGGAGATGAATGCCACGCGCAGCCATCTGATACTGTTGATGGCAGTGCTGTCTATACTGATTCTCTCTCTTTTGATCGTAATGGTTGTGGCGGTTGTCCGCAGGATGATGCAGCCTCTGACAGAGATCAGCAGCCAAATGGAGAGCTTCGCAATGGGAAGGCTGGATGTGGATATTGAGATTCACAGAGACGATGAGATTGGGCGCCTGGCAAAGAGCATTCGTATAACGATCCATTCACTGAAAAACATGATCGTTGATGTGTCTGATATACTGGGGGAAATCTCCAATGGGAACCTGAATGTAGAGATGAAAGGCAGCTACATGGGGGATTTTATACATATTAAGGAAGCCCTGGAGCAGATCACCACAGCTTTGAATGCTACGCTTGGACAGATCAACAGTGCCGCGGAACAAGTATCAAGCGGTTCCAGCCTGGTTTCGGACGGAGCCCAGTCACTGGCGCAGGGGGCATCGGAGCAGGCCGGTACTGTGGAGGAGCTTGCGTCGGGGATTCATGAAATCTCTGACCAGATAACATCCAATGCCGCCAATTCAGAGAATGCCAGTAAAAGAGCTTCCGCTGTGGGAAGAGAGGCAGTTGAGAGCAACAGCCGTATGCAGGAGATGCTGGCAGCCATGGACGGCATCAGAGAGAGTTCCAAGAAGATTGGAGATATTCTAAAAGTAATAGAGGACATCGCGTTCCAGACGAATATCCTGGCGCTGAATGCCTCTGTGGAGGCCGCAAGAGCCGGTGAGGCAGGCAGAGGTTTTTCCGTGGTGGCCGGTGAAGTCAGAAACCTGGCATCCAAGAGCGCCCAGGCAGCTAAAAACACCACAGAGCTTATTCATAATTCCCTGCATGCAGTGGAATATGGGACGAAAATTGCAGATGATACGGCAAAATCCCTGCAGAATGTAATGCGGGGGGCCGGTGAAGTGGCAGACGCCCTAGATAAGATCTCGAAAGCATCCGGCGGGCAGGCTCACTCTGTAGAGCAGGTGACCAGGGGGATTGAACAGATTTCTAATGTGGTGCAGGATAATTCGGCCACCGCAGAGGAGAGCGCAGCAGCCAGTGAAGAACTCTCGGCACAGGCAATTCTGTTAAAAGATCTCATCGGAAGATTTCGTATCAAGGAGAACCGATGA
- a CDS encoding hybrid sensor histidine kinase/response regulator: MIREVSLSADQVKALMDNAPMAVCVSSADTYKILYANRLAREIFMPWDGVGQRCCYQVAGFDEPCRFCREDRMNRETLLTREYCHPVNGRVYQLSGKMIEWNGEAAHIEYIQDITDRKRDEEQSVVLKKELQDTFCSIPCGLCVYRYEGEKILPVFHNPAFYEIMGYSEAHISIIEKKTNYMGVHPEDCCLLQKKIQNAIHSGKNMEHTYRVWNDREEEYHWIQLEASVKTQPDNTKLLYGVYRDVSEKIQMEQELMAAKDKMQDIVNAIPGGVAIYRVSGIFETIYFSDGVPELTGYTVEEYEEMVKRDAVKMTYWEDTEMVILKVMEVIRTHEVLKFEFRKLHRDGHIVWVRAHVKWIGEDHGCPLLHCVFHNISDLKETQLEMDHLVNSIPGGIASYGIEGDKITPIFVSDGVMALSGHTREELQQYDAFRLIHRQDRERVLSAMRAALENGKVLDVSYRIWHKDGSLNWIHLRGRRMDTYGEVMRFYAVFTGMSAEARLFQSIANDTADGIYVIAKENYDLLYANESKMLFQGGNKHLGQKCYKALHGKETPCEFCTQQEHKPDGEAHRMMDRENNHCYNVRFRETDWNGIPAYIKYVRDITEEVKTQDEKERLEQYFQTVLKYLPGGVAVMRYEQDGTMIPEFLSKGFAEMTKTTQKQAWEIYKKDAMAGVHPDDREIVNKRMEEYLAVGKGHCEMVYRLKAGDGGYVWVKNTLSLIKSANGEQRVYAGYHDMTREREEKAQIRKQYNDLILQHYRTPGPNALIVGHCSITQNKILEIIDYTDSDLLKTFGDVRETFFTGIAGLVAEPDMRQAFLDTYLNRPALQAFKNGDTEQILECYVKLPKEQNGRYVQFKVNLVETPDTGGVTGILTVTDITEQTISERILRQLSVTSYDLVIDVDILNDTYTVLTSDGSVGDHPNSRGCYSRRVTEMYHSRVVPRDKEHVIKMLTREYMMEHLKKEDSYSFHFSIIDEKGEVLTKNMTVSAIDLRLGRVCLSRTDITDSVREQQSMLNVVAYTFELMAFVDANGGHVTMYTRRTVLENLSPYILDNYRDLVKNITDFYITSQLDGEKEEYFNLDNMLRHLEEKPSGYDFVLPYNSRDGLRYKQINVLWGDRSRRRVCMVRADVTDMLAAEREAKDALQDALALAEDANRAKSEFLSSMSHDIRTPMNAVIGMTSLAAANLDDRGRVEDCLRKISSSSKYLLSLINDILDMSKIERSKIMLNRMRISMPELLEELSVMMEPQVEANALEFHMESKGIRHEIFYGDKLRINQILINILSNAIKFTPEGGSVDFLAEETDGDCGEDRVCYRFTVSDTGIGMTETFVEHIFEAFARNSNTTSVEGTGLGLSITKGLVDLMGGKIWVKSRIHEGSTFYVELMCEAARDKEDTDWDPDAMTGELNAGKTLTGRCFLVAEDNAINSEILCELLKMQGAKTVVKTDGVQTAEEFVRAQPGTYDAVLMDIRMPRMNGYEAARAIRKMEREDAKTIPIIAMTANAFAEDVQEAMDAGMNAHVAKPIDVNILRDTLTGLLSGRDLSGKENDLVSGSGEMIK, from the coding sequence ATGATACGGGAAGTTTCTCTTTCCGCAGACCAGGTAAAGGCACTGATGGATAATGCACCCATGGCTGTCTGTGTTAGTTCAGCGGATACATATAAAATACTGTACGCCAACCGGCTGGCACGAGAGATATTTATGCCCTGGGATGGTGTGGGACAAAGGTGCTGTTATCAGGTGGCGGGCTTTGATGAGCCATGCCGGTTTTGCCGGGAAGACAGAATGAACAGAGAAACACTGCTGACCCGGGAGTACTGTCATCCGGTCAATGGCAGGGTTTATCAGCTCAGCGGCAAAATGATCGAATGGAATGGAGAAGCTGCGCATATTGAGTATATACAGGACATTACAGACAGAAAAAGGGATGAGGAGCAGTCCGTTGTACTGAAAAAAGAACTTCAGGATACTTTTTGCAGCATTCCGTGCGGATTATGCGTTTACCGGTATGAAGGGGAAAAGATTTTACCTGTTTTTCACAATCCTGCCTTTTATGAAATTATGGGTTATTCGGAAGCGCATATCAGCATCATTGAGAAAAAAACTAATTATATGGGTGTCCATCCGGAGGACTGCTGCTTACTTCAGAAAAAAATACAGAATGCAATACACAGCGGAAAGAACATGGAGCACACATACCGTGTCTGGAATGACCGGGAAGAAGAGTATCACTGGATTCAGCTTGAGGCCTCTGTAAAGACCCAGCCGGATAATACAAAGCTGCTCTACGGTGTTTACAGGGATGTAAGCGAAAAGATACAGATGGAACAAGAGCTTATGGCAGCAAAGGACAAGATGCAGGATATTGTCAATGCCATACCGGGCGGTGTGGCTATTTACAGAGTATCCGGTATTTTTGAAACGATCTATTTTTCTGATGGTGTACCGGAACTGACGGGATATACGGTTGAGGAATATGAGGAGATGGTGAAGCGGGATGCTGTAAAGATGACCTACTGGGAAGACACAGAGATGGTCATCCTGAAAGTCATGGAAGTCATACGGACTCATGAGGTCTTAAAATTTGAATTCCGCAAACTGCACCGGGACGGACATATTGTCTGGGTGCGGGCTCATGTTAAATGGATCGGGGAAGACCACGGCTGTCCGCTGCTCCACTGTGTTTTCCACAATATCTCTGATCTGAAGGAAACCCAGCTTGAGATGGACCACCTGGTAAACTCCATACCGGGAGGGATTGCCAGCTATGGTATAGAGGGGGACAAGATCACACCCATCTTTGTATCTGACGGTGTTATGGCGCTGTCCGGGCACACCAGGGAGGAACTTCAGCAGTATGACGCGTTCCGTCTGATCCACAGGCAGGACAGAGAACGGGTGCTGTCGGCCATGCGGGCAGCCCTTGAAAACGGCAAGGTCCTGGATGTCTCCTATCGGATATGGCATAAGGATGGAAGCCTGAACTGGATTCATCTGAGGGGCCGCAGAATGGATACTTATGGGGAAGTGATGCGGTTCTATGCGGTTTTTACCGGGATGTCGGCAGAGGCCAGATTATTCCAGAGTATTGCAAACGATACGGCGGATGGGATTTATGTCATTGCAAAAGAGAATTACGACCTGCTCTATGCCAATGAGTCTAAGATGCTGTTTCAAGGAGGAAATAAACATCTGGGGCAGAAATGCTACAAAGCACTTCACGGAAAGGAAACACCCTGTGAGTTCTGCACCCAGCAAGAGCATAAACCGGATGGGGAAGCCCACCGGATGATGGACAGAGAGAATAACCACTGCTATAATGTCCGTTTCCGGGAGACGGACTGGAACGGCATTCCGGCCTATATCAAGTATGTGAGGGACATTACAGAGGAGGTGAAGACACAGGACGAAAAAGAAAGGCTGGAGCAGTATTTCCAGACTGTACTGAAGTATCTGCCCGGGGGAGTTGCCGTAATGAGATATGAGCAGGACGGCACAATGATACCGGAATTTTTGTCCAAGGGTTTTGCGGAAATGACGAAAACGACGCAGAAGCAGGCCTGGGAGATTTACAAAAAGGATGCCATGGCCGGCGTGCACCCGGACGACAGAGAAATTGTAAACAAACGGATGGAAGAGTATCTTGCTGTCGGTAAAGGGCACTGTGAAATGGTATACCGGCTGAAGGCAGGTGACGGCGGTTATGTGTGGGTCAAAAATACATTATCGTTGATCAAAAGTGCCAATGGGGAACAGCGCGTATATGCCGGATATCATGATATGACTAGGGAGCGGGAGGAAAAAGCGCAGATACGAAAGCAGTATAATGATCTGATACTGCAGCATTACCGCACCCCCGGACCAAACGCTCTGATCGTTGGACACTGCAGCATAACCCAGAATAAAATCCTGGAGATCATTGATTATACGGACTCTGATCTTTTGAAAACCTTTGGCGATGTAAGGGAAACGTTTTTTACCGGTATTGCCGGATTGGTGGCAGAGCCGGATATGCGGCAGGCATTTTTGGATACATATCTGAATAGACCGGCACTTCAGGCGTTTAAGAATGGGGATACAGAGCAGATACTGGAATGCTATGTGAAGCTGCCAAAAGAACAGAACGGCCGTTATGTGCAGTTTAAAGTAAACCTGGTGGAAACACCGGATACGGGCGGTGTCACCGGAATTCTGACAGTGACGGACATAACCGAGCAGACGATATCTGAACGGATCCTGCGGCAGCTCTCCGTGACCAGCTATGATTTGGTGATTGACGTAGATATTCTCAATGACACTTACACAGTCCTTACCAGTGACGGTTCTGTCGGTGATCATCCCAACTCCCGGGGCTGTTATTCCCGGAGAGTGACAGAGATGTATCATTCCAGGGTAGTGCCCAGGGATAAAGAACATGTCATAAAAATGCTCACCAGGGAATACATGATGGAACATCTCAAAAAAGAGGACAGTTATTCTTTTCACTTCTCCATTATTGACGAAAAAGGAGAAGTCCTGACAAAGAATATGACAGTTTCAGCCATTGATCTGAGGCTTGGGCGTGTGTGTCTGTCCAGAACAGATATCACAGACTCTGTACGGGAACAGCAGAGTATGCTCAATGTAGTGGCCTATACTTTTGAACTGATGGCTTTTGTGGATGCGAACGGCGGACATGTGACTATGTATACCCGCCGGACTGTGTTGGAGAATCTATCCCCTTATATTTTAGATAATTACAGGGATTTGGTTAAAAATATAACAGATTTTTACATTACCAGCCAATTGGACGGAGAAAAAGAAGAGTATTTCAATCTGGATAATATGCTGAGACACCTGGAAGAAAAGCCATCAGGTTACGATTTTGTACTCCCATACAATTCCAGGGATGGTCTGCGGTATAAGCAGATCAATGTGCTTTGGGGAGACCGAAGCCGCAGAAGGGTATGTATGGTCCGCGCGGATGTGACGGACATGCTGGCAGCAGAGCGGGAGGCAAAGGATGCCCTGCAGGATGCGCTGGCCCTGGCGGAGGATGCAAACCGGGCAAAAAGTGAATTCCTTTCCTCCATGAGCCATGATATCAGGACGCCCATGAATGCTGTGATAGGCATGACATCCCTGGCAGCCGCCAATCTGGACGACAGGGGGAGAGTGGAAGACTGTCTGCGTAAGATTTCTTCATCTTCCAAATATCTGCTCAGTCTTATCAATGATATTTTGGATATGAGCAAAATCGAGCGTTCTAAGATCATGTTGAACCGCATGCGGATATCTATGCCGGAGCTGCTGGAAGAACTGTCTGTGATGATGGAACCTCAGGTGGAGGCAAATGCCCTGGAATTTCATATGGAGTCAAAAGGGATCAGGCATGAGATTTTTTATGGGGATAAGCTTCGCATCAACCAGATATTGATCAATATTCTAAGCAATGCCATTAAATTTACGCCGGAGGGAGGCAGTGTGGATTTTCTGGCGGAAGAGACAGACGGTGACTGCGGGGAGGACCGGGTGTGCTATCGTTTTACGGTCAGCGACACAGGGATCGGTATGACGGAAACGTTTGTGGAACATATCTTTGAGGCGTTTGCCAGGAACAGCAACACCACATCCGTTGAGGGAACAGGGCTGGGACTGAGTATTACGAAGGGCCTGGTGGACCTCATGGGAGGTAAAATATGGGTTAAGAGCAGGATTCATGAAGGCAGTACATTCTATGTTGAACTCATGTGCGAGGCAGCGCGGGATAAAGAGGATACCGACTGGGACCCAGATGCTATGACCGGGGAGCTGAATGCCGGAAAAACGCTGACAGGCCGCTGTTTCCTGGTTGCAGAGGACAATGCCATCAATTCTGAGATTTTGTGCGAGCTGCTCAAGATGCAGGGTGCAAAAACGGTGGTGAAGACAGACGGTGTACAGACAGCCGAAGAATTTGTAAGGGCACAGCCCGGAACGTATGACGCGGTGCTGATGGATATCCGTATGCCGCGTATGAATGGGTATGAGGCAGCCCGTGCCATCAGAAAGATGGAGCGGGAGGACGCGAAGACCATTCCGATCATAGCAATGACGGCAAATGCTTTTGCGGAGGATGTACAGGAAGCCATGGACGCGGGTATGAATGCACATGTGGCAAAACCTATTGACGTGAATATACTGCGGGATACACTGACAGGACTGCTGTCAGGACGGGATTTAAGCGGTAAAGAAAATGATCTGGTTAGTGGATCAGGGGAGATGATAAAGTGA